From Virgibacillus ihumii, the proteins below share one genomic window:
- a CDS encoding YdiK family protein, protein MKTTPKMMFFVYFVMGLLFTFVAIRSSGDTVWNVTTIILAVAATLNFGVSLRMLLIHFKLKKKNK, encoded by the coding sequence ATGAAGACTACACCAAAAATGATGTTTTTCGTTTATTTTGTGATGGGTCTTTTGTTTACATTTGTAGCCATCCGAAGTTCCGGCGACACTGTCTGGAATGTCACGACAATCATTCTGGCAGTCGCAGCAACACTGAACTTCGGTGTTAGTCTGCGAATGTTACTGATCCACTTTAAATTAAAGAAAAAAAATAAGTAA
- the groES gene encoding co-chaperone GroES, with translation MIKPLGDRVVIELVEQEEKTASGIVLPDSAKEKPQEGKVVATGSGKVTDNGEKVALEVKDGDRIIFSKFAGTEVKYEGTEYLILRENDILAVIG, from the coding sequence ATGATTAAACCACTAGGAGATCGTGTTGTCATCGAGCTTGTTGAACAGGAAGAAAAAACGGCAAGCGGTATTGTACTCCCAGACTCTGCAAAGGAAAAACCACAGGAAGGTAAAGTGGTTGCAACAGGTTCCGGCAAAGTTACAGACAATGGGGAAAAGGTTGCACTTGAAGTAAAAGATGGAGACCGGATTATTTTCTCTAAATTTGCCGGGACAGAAGTGAAATATGAAGGCACAGAATACTTAATTCTTAGAGAAAATGACATCTTAGCTGTAATCGGCTAA
- the tsaE gene encoding tRNA (adenosine(37)-N6)-threonylcarbamoyltransferase complex ATPase subunit type 1 TsaE: MSLHQFDTHSAAETKRAGERLALLLKPGDVITLEGDLGAGKTAFAQGIATGLGVKRNVNSPTYTIIKEYEGELPFYHMDVYRLEDSDENIGFEEYFHGEGISVVEWARFIDEFLPAKRLDIKLTHLDDHTRRLEFFPKGLHYESITAEITS, translated from the coding sequence ATGAGTTTGCATCAATTTGATACACATTCGGCTGCTGAAACCAAGCGGGCAGGAGAGCGTCTGGCATTACTGCTTAAGCCGGGTGATGTGATTACCTTGGAAGGCGACCTTGGTGCGGGGAAGACCGCATTTGCGCAGGGGATTGCCACAGGACTCGGCGTAAAGCGGAATGTCAACAGCCCTACATATACGATTATAAAGGAGTATGAAGGGGAACTTCCTTTCTATCATATGGATGTATATCGCTTGGAAGATTCCGATGAAAATATCGGTTTTGAGGAATATTTTCATGGCGAGGGAATTTCCGTGGTGGAATGGGCTCGTTTCATTGATGAATTTTTACCAGCAAAACGGTTGGATATTAAACTGACGCATCTTGATGATCATACAAGACGTCTGGAATTTTTCCCGAAAGGTTTACATTATGAAAGCATTACTGCCGAAATAACGAGTTAA
- a CDS encoding CPBP family intramembrane glutamic endopeptidase — MTKRYWYVILTYILMQFSGILFIPLMYVAFPLSEQEALVSWTIISFIVGLAIILLLMKPDMKMPQSRDASSPGMMTVWILAGLFMAYLAQGIAAMIETYAFGIQPGSENTETIMDIARAAPIFMVIPALIAPIMEEIIFRKIIFGAFYKRTNFVIAALLSSLIFGIIHGEPEHILIYASMGFVFAFLYVQTKRIIVPIIVHILLNSISVTVQFLLDPEQLENMMKQYEQMQMILIGG, encoded by the coding sequence TTGACGAAACGATACTGGTACGTGATTTTAACATATATTTTGATGCAATTTTCCGGGATACTGTTCATCCCGCTCATGTATGTCGCTTTTCCGCTCAGCGAGCAGGAAGCGCTTGTCAGCTGGACCATAATCAGCTTTATAGTTGGACTTGCCATTATTTTATTACTGATGAAACCGGACATGAAAATGCCCCAAAGCAGGGATGCTTCATCACCCGGAATGATGACCGTATGGATTCTGGCTGGTCTCTTTATGGCATATCTGGCACAGGGAATTGCGGCAATGATTGAAACATATGCATTCGGAATCCAGCCTGGTTCAGAAAATACGGAAACGATTATGGACATTGCCAGGGCTGCACCAATATTCATGGTTATCCCGGCATTAATCGCCCCGATTATGGAGGAAATTATTTTCCGGAAAATCATATTTGGAGCATTTTATAAACGGACAAACTTTGTTATTGCTGCATTATTATCCTCGCTCATTTTTGGGATCATACATGGAGAGCCTGAACATATTCTGATTTATGCATCCATGGGATTTGTTTTTGCTTTTCTGTATGTGCAGACAAAGCGGATTATTGTACCGATAATAGTACACATACTGCTGAACTCCATTTCCGTTACGGTTCAGTTTCTTCTTGACCCGGAACAGCTTGAAAACATGATGAAGCAATATGAGCAGATGCAAATGATTTTAATTGGAGGTTAG
- a CDS encoding DUF3231 family protein translates to MANKSVVKLTSAEISQIWASYQNDTASICILKYFLKTCEDPDTSEILDYALKLSQEHVVKMTAIFDGESYPVPAGFSENHDLNIEAPRLFSDQYLLHFMFQMSQISLNSYSVAKSLAVRADVDTYFDECLKEAMKLNTMAKQTLFSKGLFIRSPYIPYPEKIDYVKKQSFLTGWFGERRPLLSLEIANLFGNFQRNALGIATLVGFSQIAETKKVGQFFTRGKEIAEKHNEIFGSILRENNLPVSMSSDTFVTESKVSPFSDKMMLFIVTALIGLGVGYYGTSISTTLRRDLTVHYDRLIHEILKFSEDGANLLIDHGWMEEPPRASDRNELTN, encoded by the coding sequence ATGGCCAACAAATCTGTTGTTAAACTGACATCTGCCGAGATATCACAGATCTGGGCATCATATCAAAATGACACGGCATCCATCTGTATTCTTAAATATTTTTTAAAAACGTGCGAAGACCCTGATACAAGTGAGATTTTGGATTATGCTTTAAAATTATCCCAGGAACATGTCGTGAAAATGACGGCTATATTCGACGGGGAAAGTTACCCGGTTCCAGCCGGTTTTTCAGAAAACCACGATTTAAATATAGAAGCACCAAGACTTTTTTCCGACCAGTATTTACTCCATTTCATGTTTCAGATGTCCCAAATATCACTTAATTCGTACAGTGTTGCTAAGTCATTAGCGGTTAGAGCTGATGTTGATACATATTTTGATGAATGTCTGAAAGAAGCTATGAAATTAAACACAATGGCAAAACAGACTTTATTTTCAAAAGGACTCTTTATCCGCTCTCCTTACATCCCTTATCCAGAGAAAATTGATTACGTTAAAAAGCAATCCTTCCTGACGGGATGGTTCGGTGAGAGACGGCCGCTCCTGTCATTGGAAATCGCAAACCTGTTTGGTAATTTTCAGCGTAATGCTTTGGGTATTGCTACATTGGTGGGATTCAGTCAAATTGCAGAAACTAAAAAGGTGGGGCAATTTTTTACACGAGGAAAAGAAATTGCTGAAAAACACAATGAAATATTCGGATCCATTTTGCGTGAAAATAACTTGCCTGTGTCAATGTCTTCTGATACATTTGTGACCGAATCCAAGGTTTCCCCGTTTTCTGACAAGATGATGTTGTTTATCGTGACTGCTTTAATTGGTCTGGGGGTTGGCTATTACGGAACAAGTATTTCCACTACGCTCAGACGTGATCTAACAGTACATTATGACCGGCTAATCCATGAAATCCTGAAATTTTCCGAAGATGGGGCTAACCTGCTTATTGATCATGGATGGATGGAGGAACCTCCCCGGGCTAGTGACCGGAACGAACTGACAAACTAG
- the tsaB gene encoding tRNA (adenosine(37)-N6)-threonylcarbamoyltransferase complex dimerization subunit type 1 TsaB, whose protein sequence is MNVLAIDTSNQILGIALLKDGELLGEAVTNIKKNHSVRLMPAIDQLMRDVNMTPDQLDRIVAAKGPGSYTGVRIGLTTAKSMAWALNIPVVGVSSLEALAYQGRFFNSYICPFFDARRGLVYTGLYQWQTNKIVQVIEEQNILMEEWLRTLPQENIMFLSQDISLHRKTIEQYLGGHAIIPDGSAHLPNPAHLAFAGMNKQPDETHTLVPNYIRLAEAEANWLKSQKGKQQNG, encoded by the coding sequence ATGAATGTACTAGCCATAGACACATCAAATCAAATATTAGGCATTGCGTTACTTAAGGATGGCGAGTTGCTGGGTGAAGCTGTAACGAATATAAAAAAAAATCACTCGGTGCGTCTGATGCCTGCAATTGATCAACTGATGCGGGACGTGAATATGACACCAGATCAGCTGGACCGAATTGTTGCAGCCAAAGGTCCGGGTTCGTATACGGGTGTGCGGATTGGGCTGACAACAGCTAAATCAATGGCCTGGGCATTGAACATTCCGGTGGTTGGTGTATCAAGTCTGGAAGCACTTGCCTATCAAGGGCGTTTTTTCAATTCATATATCTGTCCATTCTTTGATGCCCGTCGCGGATTGGTCTACACCGGGCTATACCAATGGCAAACCAACAAAATTGTCCAGGTTATAGAAGAGCAAAATATATTGATGGAGGAATGGCTGCGGACCCTTCCACAAGAAAACATCATGTTCCTGAGTCAGGATATAAGCCTGCACCGGAAGACAATTGAACAATACCTTGGCGGACACGCAATCATCCCGGATGGCTCGGCACATTTACCGAACCCGGCACATTTAGCGTTTGCCGGTATGAATAAACAGCCTGACGAAACCCATACATTGGTGCCAAATTACATCAGACTGGCTGAAGCGGAAGCCAATTGGCTGAAGTCACAGAAAGGAAAGCAGCAAAATGGGTGA
- the moaC gene encoding cyclic pyranopterin monophosphate synthase MoaC, protein MAEFTHFNKQGRAKMVDISEKGETERTAVAASSIIVTKEIYEKINSNDIQKGDVLAVAQVAGIMAAKNTSDWIPMCHPLQLKGIDISFNWNVEDNRYELKIEAFVKTKGSTGVEMEALTAASATALTIYDMCKALDKGMVIGQTYLLSKQGGKSGDYYKEN, encoded by the coding sequence ATGGCAGAGTTTACACATTTCAATAAACAAGGCAGGGCTAAAATGGTCGATATCAGTGAAAAGGGTGAAACAGAACGGACCGCTGTTGCTGCCTCAAGCATCATTGTCACAAAGGAAATATATGAAAAAATTAATTCCAATGATATACAAAAAGGGGATGTGCTGGCTGTTGCACAGGTAGCAGGAATAATGGCTGCCAAAAATACTTCGGACTGGATTCCGATGTGCCATCCGCTCCAGTTAAAAGGCATTGACATTTCGTTTAACTGGAACGTGGAAGATAACAGGTATGAGCTTAAAATTGAGGCTTTCGTTAAAACAAAAGGGAGCACCGGGGTGGAAATGGAGGCACTGACAGCTGCTTCGGCAACTGCTCTGACGATTTATGATATGTGCAAGGCACTTGATAAAGGCATGGTCATCGGGCAAACCTATCTGCTTTCCAAACAGGGCGGAAAATCCGGAGATTACTATAAAGAGAACTAA
- a CDS encoding MDR family MFS transporter, producing MKKLDHKWLVVMSVLFGTFTVILNNSMLNPTLPTLMDIFDADAVAISWILTIFMVAMGTTMPLTGYLGDRFGKKKIYIIGLIIFMIGSISGALSSNLAMVIISRAIQGIAGGLMMPIAMALIFNAFPKNERGLAVGIYGVAAMVAPAIGPTIGGVVIGYLPWPFLFLVNIPFAITGIIMSIKFLSPTETNRNLKFDLVGFLLITTGIASILYALGRGSTLDLLLSPTSIGLFAAGAILIVIFVKYEGKQKQPLLDLSIFRIPTYSVSIAVTATASIGLFSGIFLLPLLIQEVYGLSEIQTGLLFLPAALLSGVSMSLGGKLLDKKGPKYVVPAGLVILGGFTLSLGFNTLSTSFWIILVLNCLRSAGLGMSNMPATTAGMNAIPDPKVAQGSAMNNVIRQIFSSFGIVFFSIYYEVRQAQLFSLDITRQQATLQALNEAFLIAGTFILVMVPVSFVMKGVNELKKSSA from the coding sequence ATGAAAAAACTGGATCATAAATGGCTCGTTGTCATGTCCGTTTTGTTTGGTACGTTCACCGTTATTTTAAACAATAGTATGCTGAATCCAACGTTGCCGACATTGATGGATATTTTCGATGCAGATGCTGTAGCAATCAGCTGGATTCTGACCATCTTTATGGTTGCGATGGGAACGACAATGCCATTAACCGGTTATTTGGGCGACCGGTTCGGAAAAAAGAAAATTTATATTATCGGACTGATTATTTTCATGATCGGATCCATTTCCGGTGCACTGTCGTCGAATCTTGCGATGGTCATTATTTCGCGGGCAATTCAGGGAATTGCTGGCGGACTGATGATGCCGATTGCGATGGCACTGATTTTTAATGCATTTCCGAAAAATGAGCGAGGCCTTGCAGTGGGGATTTACGGCGTGGCAGCAATGGTTGCCCCGGCTATCGGGCCGACTATCGGCGGTGTGGTAATTGGTTATTTGCCATGGCCATTTCTCTTTTTGGTTAATATTCCGTTCGCCATTACGGGGATTATTATGTCTATCAAGTTTTTATCACCGACTGAAACAAACCGCAATCTGAAGTTTGATCTTGTCGGCTTTCTGCTAATTACAACCGGCATTGCTTCCATATTGTATGCGCTGGGTCGCGGATCAACATTGGATCTCCTGTTGTCGCCGACCAGCATTGGTTTGTTTGCTGCCGGGGCCATTTTGATTGTTATATTTGTCAAATATGAAGGGAAGCAGAAGCAGCCGTTATTGGATTTGTCCATCTTCCGTATTCCGACGTATTCTGTATCCATCGCGGTTACTGCTACGGCATCAATCGGGCTGTTCTCCGGTATTTTTCTACTTCCGCTGTTGATTCAGGAGGTATACGGCTTAAGCGAAATTCAGACCGGACTGTTATTTTTGCCTGCCGCACTGTTAAGCGGGGTATCGATGTCGCTTGGGGGGAAACTGCTGGATAAAAAAGGTCCCAAATACGTTGTGCCGGCTGGTCTGGTAATTTTGGGCGGATTTACATTATCACTCGGTTTCAACACATTATCCACGTCATTCTGGATAATCCTGGTTTTAAACTGTCTGCGCAGTGCCGGACTCGGAATGAGCAATATGCCGGCAACAACAGCTGGGATGAATGCCATTCCCGATCCCAAGGTCGCTCAAGGTTCAGCAATGAATAATGTTATCCGGCAGATATTTTCATCGTTCGGAATAGTCTTTTTCTCCATCTATTATGAAGTCAGGCAGGCGCAGTTGTTTTCCCTGGACATCACCAGGCAGCAGGCGACACTGCAGGCCTTGAACGAGGCTTTTCTGATTGCAGGAACATTTATATTGGTGATGGTTCCGGTGTCGTTTGTCATGAAAGGGGTAAATGAATTAAAAAAGAGCAGTGCATAA
- the dapA gene encoding 4-hydroxy-tetrahydrodipicolinate synthase encodes MNFGQVLTAMVTPFDQNGEVDFNAARSLVNYLITNGSDGLVVAGTTGESPTLTTEEKLDLFRCVVEAADGRIPIIAGTGSNNTKASINLTKQVEQIGVDGIMLVTPYYNKPSQEGLFQHFKAIADAASLPVMLYNIPGRSVVNMSVETIVRLSAIDNIVSIKEAGGNLDAMAEIISQTPNDFTLYSGDDGFALPVLSIGGAGVISVSSHIIGNEIQRMVQNFNNGNVQEAAAIHRTLLPVMKALFAQPSPSPVKEALNMKGIHVGDVRLPMIPLNDAEKHELRRILQYNIDKAS; translated from the coding sequence ATGAATTTTGGCCAAGTTTTAACAGCAATGGTTACCCCATTTGATCAAAATGGAGAGGTTGATTTTAACGCGGCAAGATCATTAGTCAATTATTTAATTACTAACGGTTCAGATGGATTAGTTGTAGCCGGTACTACTGGAGAAAGTCCAACATTAACGACAGAGGAAAAGCTGGACTTATTCAGATGTGTTGTGGAAGCTGCAGATGGAAGAATTCCGATTATTGCCGGAACCGGATCCAATAATACAAAAGCTTCCATAAACTTAACAAAGCAGGTGGAACAAATAGGTGTTGATGGTATTATGCTTGTAACACCGTACTATAATAAACCATCGCAGGAAGGGCTGTTTCAGCACTTTAAGGCAATAGCAGATGCCGCATCTTTACCTGTTATGCTTTATAACATACCGGGACGAAGTGTTGTCAATATGTCTGTTGAGACGATTGTTCGTCTATCAGCGATTGACAATATCGTTTCGATAAAAGAAGCTGGCGGTAACTTGGATGCCATGGCAGAAATTATCAGTCAAACCCCCAATGATTTTACATTGTACAGTGGTGATGATGGATTCGCCTTGCCGGTTCTTTCGATTGGCGGTGCCGGCGTTATTTCCGTTTCGTCGCATATTATCGGCAATGAAATACAACGAATGGTTCAAAACTTTAACAACGGAAATGTTCAGGAGGCGGCTGCCATCCACCGAACTTTGCTTCCGGTTATGAAGGCTTTATTTGCTCAGCCGAGTCCTTCGCCGGTGAAAGAAGCATTAAACATGAAAGGAATCCATGTCGGGGACGTTCGGCTGCCGATGATTCCGTTAAATGATGCTGAAAAACATGAACTGCGGCGGATTCTACAATACAATATAGATAAAGCGAGTTAA
- the tsaD gene encoding tRNA (adenosine(37)-N6)-threonylcarbamoyltransferase complex transferase subunit TsaD — MKKDTLILAIETSCDETAVAIVKNGREIISNVVASQIDSHKRFGGVVPEIASRHHVEQITIVLEEAFAESRLTWDDIDAIAVTEGPGLVGALLIGVNAAKALAFAKQKPLVGVHHIAGHIYANRLEREFEFPLMALIVSGGHTELVLMKEHGHFEVIGETRDDAAGEAYDKVARMLDLPYPGGPHVDKLAAGGEENINFPRAWLEEGSFDFSFSGLKSSVINTIHNAKQRGEKLKKQDIAASFQASVTDVLSTKAVEAAKKYDVKQVIVAGGVAANNGLRTELDRKFADTEIPLLIPPLKLCTDNAAMIGAAGFIAYQHGKRSGWDLNANPSLILK; from the coding sequence ATGAAGAAAGACACGTTAATACTTGCAATTGAAACGAGCTGTGACGAAACAGCGGTTGCCATCGTCAAAAACGGCAGGGAGATTATTTCCAATGTGGTGGCATCACAAATTGACAGTCATAAACGATTTGGCGGTGTTGTCCCGGAAATTGCTTCCCGCCACCATGTGGAACAAATAACGATTGTACTGGAAGAGGCATTTGCGGAATCGCGATTGACATGGGATGACATTGATGCGATTGCAGTTACTGAGGGGCCCGGCCTGGTCGGGGCATTGTTGATTGGTGTGAATGCAGCGAAAGCACTTGCCTTTGCCAAACAAAAACCGTTAGTCGGCGTTCACCATATTGCCGGTCATATTTATGCCAACCGACTTGAACGGGAATTTGAGTTTCCACTGATGGCGCTGATCGTATCCGGCGGCCATACGGAGCTTGTCCTTATGAAGGAGCATGGACACTTTGAAGTAATTGGCGAGACACGTGATGACGCAGCAGGCGAGGCATATGATAAAGTAGCAAGGATGCTTGATTTACCGTACCCGGGCGGACCGCATGTGGATAAACTGGCTGCAGGCGGAGAAGAAAATATTAATTTTCCACGTGCATGGCTTGAGGAAGGCAGCTTTGATTTCAGTTTCAGCGGGTTAAAATCGTCCGTTATTAACACAATTCACAATGCAAAGCAACGTGGTGAAAAATTGAAGAAGCAGGACATTGCTGCCAGCTTTCAGGCAAGCGTTACTGATGTACTAAGCACAAAAGCGGTTGAGGCTGCTAAAAAATATGATGTAAAACAGGTGATTGTGGCTGGGGGTGTGGCAGCCAATAATGGGCTTCGTACCGAACTTGACAGGAAATTTGCTGATACGGAAATTCCGCTTTTGATTCCGCCATTAAAGTTGTGTACAGATAATGCTGCAATGATTGGTGCAGCAGGTTTTATTGCGTATCAACATGGTAAAAGATCCGGCTGGGATTTAAATGCAAACCCGTCCCTTATTTTAAAATGA
- the rimI gene encoding ribosomal protein S18-alanine N-acetyltransferase, whose translation MGELIIREMKLSDTQEVMQVETASYAAPWPKDIFLQEVANNHYAHYYVVEADGKIVGYAGMWLVIDDAQITNIAIAPAYRGQKFGQQLFYYTMEQAVLMGAKRLSLEVRESNVAAQRMYRKFGLVPGGIRKNYYTDNQEDAIVMWVNLS comes from the coding sequence ATGGGTGAGCTGATTATTCGTGAGATGAAGCTATCAGATACACAGGAGGTTATGCAGGTGGAGACGGCTTCTTATGCAGCCCCGTGGCCGAAGGATATTTTTTTGCAGGAAGTTGCCAATAACCATTATGCGCACTATTATGTTGTCGAAGCAGACGGGAAAATTGTCGGTTATGCCGGGATGTGGCTGGTAATTGATGATGCCCAGATTACCAATATTGCGATTGCTCCGGCATATCGCGGGCAAAAATTTGGGCAACAATTATTTTATTATACAATGGAACAGGCTGTTTTAATGGGGGCAAAACGGCTGTCATTGGAAGTGCGTGAATCGAATGTTGCCGCCCAGCGGATGTACCGGAAATTCGGACTTGTCCCCGGCGGCATCCGAAAAAATTATTATACCGATAATCAGGAAGACGCTATTGTAATGTGGGTGAATTTATCATGA
- a CDS encoding ABC-F family ATP-binding cassette domain-containing protein: protein MIIMQLNDISKSFGAETILSNIKLEIKEKDRIAIVGRNGSGKSTLLKIMADELSHDEGEIFKPKGLTTGYLSQHTSLESGQSIWEEMAEVFHHLKEQEKALRNMEKRMENVAAYTDEQYEQLLLDYDKLQQTFDSDGGYRYEADIKAVLTGLHFHEYDYNTPITELSGGQKTRLALGKLLLKKPDLLILDEPTNHLDIDTLTWLENYLAGYPGAVAIVSHDRYFLDKTASIVYEISRHKAKKYIGSYSKFLEQKAADFEKEMKEYEKQQTEIKKMEDFIQKNIVRASTTKRAQSRRKQLEKMEKLDKPKGDESSASFSFQVSRRSGNDVLKIDHLGFRYDKDRVFSDVTFHVNRGERIALVGPNGVGKTTLLKAILGTLEPSAGTIQIGTNVEIGYYDQEQQTLSSNKTILHELWDEHPMVDEKDIRTVLGNFLFSGDDVLKNIPALSGGEKARLSLAKLMMQKANLLVLDEPTNHLDIDSKEVLEAALMDFPGTIIFVSHDRYFINKITDQVVEMQQDGSTVYLGDYDYYVEKKQEEQELTRLREEEMLIHKQDDRKANIKEEKAIRSEERKRKRQIASLENAIEKLEGELAEVEQKMTEPENFQDHEKAMELTKQSGELKQEIEQLMEEWTALQE from the coding sequence ATGATTATCATGCAGTTAAACGATATATCGAAATCTTTCGGAGCGGAGACCATACTATCCAATATAAAACTCGAAATCAAAGAAAAGGACCGGATTGCCATTGTCGGCCGGAATGGTTCCGGAAAGTCGACCTTGCTGAAAATTATGGCGGATGAACTTTCACATGATGAAGGTGAAATTTTTAAACCAAAAGGACTTACGACAGGCTATTTATCCCAGCATACCAGTCTCGAATCAGGTCAATCCATTTGGGAGGAAATGGCCGAAGTGTTTCATCACCTGAAAGAGCAGGAGAAGGCACTGCGGAACATGGAAAAAAGGATGGAGAATGTTGCCGCCTATACGGATGAACAATATGAACAGCTGCTGCTGGATTATGACAAATTGCAGCAGACGTTTGATTCTGATGGCGGTTACCGTTACGAAGCAGATATTAAAGCCGTACTGACCGGGCTTCATTTTCACGAATATGATTACAATACACCAATTACAGAATTGAGCGGCGGACAGAAAACCAGGCTTGCGCTTGGGAAGCTGCTGTTAAAAAAGCCTGACTTGCTGATTCTGGACGAACCGACAAACCACCTGGATATTGATACACTGACATGGTTAGAAAACTATCTAGCGGGTTACCCCGGTGCTGTCGCAATCGTTTCGCACGACCGGTATTTCCTTGATAAGACAGCATCGATTGTTTATGAAATTTCCCGGCATAAAGCCAAAAAATATATTGGCAGCTACAGCAAATTTCTGGAGCAAAAAGCAGCTGACTTTGAAAAAGAGATGAAAGAATACGAGAAACAGCAAACTGAAATAAAAAAAATGGAAGATTTTATCCAGAAAAATATTGTCCGGGCATCTACAACCAAGCGTGCACAAAGCAGGCGAAAACAGCTGGAGAAAATGGAAAAACTCGATAAGCCAAAAGGCGATGAATCATCCGCATCGTTTTCCTTTCAAGTCAGTAGGCGCAGCGGGAATGATGTGTTGAAAATTGACCATTTGGGATTCCGTTATGACAAAGATCGGGTTTTTTCCGATGTTACGTTCCATGTCAATCGAGGCGAACGAATCGCCCTGGTTGGTCCAAACGGAGTCGGAAAAACAACCCTGCTTAAAGCGATCCTGGGAACACTTGAACCTTCAGCAGGCACGATTCAAATCGGCACCAATGTGGAAATCGGCTATTACGACCAGGAACAACAGACATTATCATCCAATAAAACGATCCTGCATGAACTTTGGGACGAGCATCCGATGGTTGATGAAAAAGATATCCGCACTGTTCTGGGCAACTTTTTATTCAGCGGTGATGACGTCCTAAAAAATATCCCGGCCTTAAGCGGTGGTGAAAAAGCACGGCTATCACTGGCCAAGTTAATGATGCAAAAGGCAAATCTTCTCGTCTTGGATGAACCAACCAACCACCTGGACATTGATAGTAAGGAAGTACTTGAAGCTGCGCTGATGGATTTCCCCGGGACGATTATCTTTGTTTCCCATGACCGTTATTTCATCAATAAAATCACCGATCAGGTTGTGGAAATGCAGCAGGATGGATCCACGGTTTATTTAGGCGATTATGACTATTATGTTGAGAAGAAGCAGGAAGAACAGGAACTAACGCGACTTCGCGAGGAAGAAATGCTTATTCATAAGCAGGATGATCGGAAGGCAAACATTAAAGAGGAAAAAGCCATCCGCAGTGAGGAGCGGAAACGAAAACGGCAGATCGCTAGCCTGGAAAATGCTATTGAAAAGCTGGAAGGCGAATTGGCAGAAGTGGAACAAAAAATGACCGAACCCGAAAATTTTCAGGACCATGAAAAAGCAATGGAACTGACCAAACAATCCGGTGAACTGAAGCAGGAAATTGAACAGTTAATGGAAGAATGGACTGCCTTGCAGGAATAA